One window of Flavobacteriales bacterium genomic DNA carries:
- a CDS encoding CRTAC1 family protein has translation MSTSILSDQSAHSGGCVGIADMDGDGFDDLLLLDESKYVYIDYQGAGGTFTSYNMGQASSSSQWGMAAGDVDNDGHKDFFSGGSNDGVHFLRMSGRGSGTWSSLNNGTMFMQCANMADINNDGWLDAFGCHDNAAPKIWLNNGSGSLSYNDYVDFTTSPSSDMSGNYGSVFIDFDNDGDLDFFIAHCRQGVNVSSDPRRWNRLFVNDGTNHYTDEALTYGAQNREQSWTTDFGDVDNDGDLDMVVTNHSRSMELFLNDGTGHFTDATSGSGLEISAAFLQSKFEDLDNDGYLDLITSGNLGGSAEFYFHGNGNGTFTQMPNMLPEPSSYNLHTFALGDMNHDGFIDVYAGYGSGYVTYSTTRRDELYLNNGNSNHFINFNLEGTTSNRDGIGARVTLYGAWGTQIREVRAGESYGIVCSFTCHFGMGANTVVDSAIVHWPSGINDKYYGLAADQWIKTTEGETRTSMLAAKVILDGPYVQGTGLMNDDLRTQGLVPAVDPYPALGFVPMGTDVPHRLSPSVLAVAGNNAIVDWIWLELRSASNTSVIVASRAALLQRDGDVVDLNGKSAVSMHVPNGSYNLAVRHRNHLGVMTASSYALNGSATTIDLRSSGVTTWGTNARKTVGSSRTMWSGEITGDAKVKFTGGGNDRDAVLIAIGGSVLTGVATGYHTADVTMDGVVKYTGSSNDRDPILLNIGGSSPTAVVVEQLP, from the coding sequence TTGAGCACGAGTATCCTGTCCGACCAAAGCGCCCATTCCGGAGGTTGCGTGGGCATAGCGGACATGGACGGTGATGGCTTCGACGACCTGCTCTTGCTGGACGAAAGCAAATATGTCTACATCGACTATCAAGGAGCTGGCGGCACTTTCACCTCTTATAACATGGGCCAGGCTTCATCCTCCTCGCAGTGGGGCATGGCTGCCGGGGATGTGGACAATGATGGTCACAAGGACTTCTTCAGTGGCGGTTCGAACGATGGCGTCCATTTCCTCCGGATGAGCGGTAGGGGTTCCGGAACATGGAGCAGCTTGAACAATGGCACCATGTTCATGCAATGCGCGAACATGGCGGACATTAACAACGATGGTTGGTTGGACGCTTTCGGATGCCACGACAACGCCGCCCCGAAGATCTGGCTGAACAATGGCTCAGGGTCACTGTCCTACAATGACTATGTGGATTTCACCACTTCGCCTTCCTCTGACATGAGCGGCAACTACGGGAGCGTTTTCATCGATTTCGACAATGATGGCGATCTTGATTTCTTCATCGCCCACTGCAGGCAAGGGGTGAACGTTTCCTCCGATCCGCGCCGCTGGAACCGTCTCTTCGTCAATGATGGCACAAACCATTACACGGATGAGGCCCTGACCTACGGCGCGCAGAACAGGGAACAGTCCTGGACGACGGATTTCGGAGATGTTGACAATGACGGGGACCTGGACATGGTCGTTACCAACCACAGTCGCAGCATGGAGCTCTTCCTGAATGATGGTACCGGGCATTTCACCGATGCCACTTCGGGAAGCGGACTGGAGATCAGCGCGGCCTTCCTGCAATCCAAGTTCGAGGACCTCGACAATGATGGGTATCTGGACCTGATCACGAGCGGGAACCTGGGAGGCAGTGCCGAATTCTATTTCCATGGTAATGGTAACGGGACCTTCACGCAAATGCCGAACATGCTTCCCGAGCCTTCCTCATACAATCTGCACACCTTCGCCTTGGGCGATATGAACCACGATGGTTTCATTGATGTATATGCAGGCTATGGCTCGGGTTATGTCACATACAGCACCACCCGCCGCGACGAGCTGTACTTGAACAATGGCAACAGCAACCACTTCATCAACTTCAATTTGGAGGGGACCACGAGCAATCGGGACGGTATAGGCGCCCGGGTGACGCTCTATGGTGCCTGGGGCACACAGATCCGTGAGGTTCGTGCAGGAGAGAGTTATGGCATCGTCTGTTCCTTCACCTGTCATTTCGGGATGGGCGCGAACACGGTGGTGGACTCGGCGATCGTGCATTGGCCATCCGGGATCAACGACAAGTACTACGGGCTGGCCGCTGACCAATGGATCAAGACCACCGAAGGGGAGACCCGGACCTCCATGCTGGCGGCGAAAGTGATCTTGGACGGGCCGTACGTACAGGGCACTGGATTGATGAACGATGATCTGCGTACCCAAGGGCTGGTTCCCGCGGTCGACCCGTACCCGGCATTGGGCTTCGTCCCCATGGGCACGGATGTTCCACATCGCCTTTCACCCAGCGTCCTTGCGGTAGCCGGAAACAACGCCATCGTTGATTGGATCTGGTTGGAACTGCGTTCAGCGTCGAACACATCGGTCATAGTGGCCTCGCGGGCAGCCTTGTTGCAGCGGGACGGGGATGTGGTGGACCTGAACGGCAAGAGCGCGGTGAGCATGCACGTACCGAACGGATCATACAATTTGGCCGTCCGCCATCGGAACCACTTGGGCGTGATGACCGCGTCCAGCTACGCATTGAACGGATCCGCCACCACCATTGACCTTCGATCCTCCGGTGTGACCACTTGGGGTACGAACGCGCGGAAGACCGTCGGTTCTTCCAGGACCATGTGGTCCGGCGAGATCACGGGCGATGCCAAGGTCAAATTCACAGGCGGCGGCAACGACCGCGATGCGGTACTTATTGCCATAGGGGGGTCGGTACTGACCGGTGTAGCTACCGGATATCATACTGCGGACGTGACCATGGACGGTGTGGTGAAGTACACGGGGTCCTCGAATGACCGGGACCCCATCCTCCTGAACATCGGAGGTTCATCGCCAACGGCAGTGGTGGTCGAACAACTGCCTTGA